The following proteins are encoded in a genomic region of Neoarius graeffei isolate fNeoGra1 chromosome 6, fNeoGra1.pri, whole genome shotgun sequence:
- the b3gnt9 gene encoding UDP-GlcNAc:betaGal beta-1,3-N-acetylglucosaminyltransferase 9 produces MRKIHMKGDVFCTLVLLVLICILWYAHQSLTPIWETVRIEHVSSSSRALLGAPTKGTSLSSQTCNLPHCDHKPTLQLQTKYKPQTKLKSPKSQVKSKKKDGRKKPTAKTTTVPTLPQFDFEDYLRKKDQREFKMLIDQPEKCKGPKGAPYLLIAIKSVAVDFDKRQVVRHTWGREGVAQNGLNIKTVFLLGVPQNVTALPLWDRLLAYESQTFKDILLWDFEDTFFNLTLKETHFLQWVNSSCSNVKFIFKGDADVFVNIENILEMLHGRQADEDLFVGDIIFHAKPIRRRSSKYFVPEFIYGQGLYPSYAGGGGFVMSGHTALRLHGACKEVELFPIDDVFLGMCLLRIGLKPSRHEGFRTFGIVRPSAAPHLQVFDPCFYRELMVVHSLNVPQIWLMWNLLHDPSVRCHTNQAHMAEPFKWIKITPKQAKTEDSTKADYDMQVFVKH; encoded by the coding sequence ATGAGGAAAATCCACATGAAGGGAGATGTGTTTTGCACCCTCGTCTTGCTGGTACTAATCTGTATACTGTGGTACGCCCACCAGAGTTTAACACCTATCTGGGAGACGGTGCGTATCGAACATGTCTCTAGCAGCTCTCGAGCACTTCTTGGTGCACCAACAAAAGGAACCTCACTATCTTCTCAAACTTGTAATTTACCTCATTGTGACCATAAGCCAACACTCCAGTTACAAACCAAATATAAACCACAGACTAAATTAAAATCTCCAAAAAGCCAAGTTAAGTCAAAGAAAAAAGATGGGAGGAAAAAGCCTACGGCAAAAACTACTACTGTACCCACTCTTCCTCAGTTTGACTTTGAGGATTACCTTCGCAAGAAGGACCAGCGGGAGTTCAAGATGCTCATTGACCAGCCAGAGAAATGCAAAGGACCTAAAGGTGCACCATATTTGCTGATTGCCATAAAATCAGTAGCAGTAGACTTTGACAAGCGACAGGTTGTACGACACACCTGGGGCAGAGAAGGTGTAGCCCAGAATGGATTGAACATCAAGACTGTTTTTCTTCTTGGAGTACCCCAGAATGTTACAGCGCTTCCCTTGTGGGACAGGTTGTTGGCATACGAGAGCCAAACGTTCAAGGACATTCTGCTCTGGGATTTTGAGGATACCTTCTTTAATCTGACACTTAAAGAAACCCACTTCCTTCAGTGGGTCAACTCAAGCTGTTCAAATGTGAAGTTCATTTTCAAGGGTGATGCAGACGTCTTTGTGAACATTGAGAACATTCTGGAAATGCTTCATGGTAGACAGGCTGACGAAGATCTGTTTGTCGGAGACATCATCTTCCACGCGAAACCAATTCGCAGACGTAGCAGTAAGTATTTTGTGCCTGAATTTATATATGGTCAGGGGCTCTATCCTTCATATGCAGGAGGCGGAGGTTTTGTCATGTCAGGCCACACTGCACTTAGACTGCATGGGGCTTGCAAGGAAGTGGAACTCTTCCCCATAGACGACGTCTTTCTGGGAATGTGTCTGCTCAGGATCGGTCTTAAGCCGAGCCGTCACGAAGGCTTTCGTACCTTTGGAATCGTGCGTCCATCGGCAGCGCCACACCTGCAGGTGTTCGACCCGTGTTTCTACCGAGAGTTGATGGTAGTACACAGCCTGAACGTGCCACAGATCTGGCTTATGTGGAACCTCCTACATGACCCCAGTGTACGCTGTCATACTAATCAAGCTCATATGGCTGAACCCTTTAAGTGGATAAAAATAACACCTAAACAAGCTAAGACTGAAGATTCCACTAAAGCCGACTATGACATGCAAGTGTTTGTGAAGCACTGA